ACTTCATTAACAATATAACGAGTTACTTCATGCACACCACGTAATCGTAGAATATCATGCGGAGATTCGGGACCGTCAGAAATAACATCTCCTTGCTCTACACGTTCACCTTCAAATACATTAAGATGACGACATTTGGGAATCATTTCTTCATAAGAATTATTATTTTCTATAGATGAAATCAGAAGTCTTCTTTTTCCTTTAGTTTCTTTACCAAAAGTAACTATACCACTAATTTCAGCTAAAATAGCTGGTTCTTTAGGACAACGAGCTTCAAATAAATCTGCTACACGTGGGAGACCCCCAGTAATATCTTTAATACCACTAGTTTCTTGTGGCAAACGTGCTAATGTATCACCACAAGTAATTTTAGCACCATCTACAAGATGTACAATTGCTTTTCCTGGTAAAAAGTACTGTGCTGGTATTTCAGTACCAGGTAAAAATACATCATTACCATTAATATCAACTATTTGTAATGTAGGACGTAAATCTTTACCACTAATAGTGCGTTCTGAAGTATCTAATACTACTAGAGAAAATAAACCAGTAAGTTCATCTGTTTGACGAGTAATAGTTTGACCATCAATCATATCAATAAAATGAACAAAACCATTAACTTCAGCAATAATAGGCATAGTATGCGGATCCCAATTAGCAACTATTTCACCACTTTTAACTTCTGATAAATTTACTTTATCCATTACAGCTCCATAAGGAACTTTATATATTTCTTTAGTTCTACCAAATTTATCAATTAATTTTAGTTCAGTATTACGTGAAGTAATAACTAACTTACCATTGCAATTAAATACAAATTTAGCATTTATTAAACTAATTATTCCTTTATTCTTTACTTGAATGCTAGATTCTGCAGCAGCACGTGAAGCAGCTCCACCAATATGAAATGTACGCATAGTAAGTTGTGTACCTGGTTCACCTATAGACTGTGCTGCTATAACACCAATAGCTTCTCCTTCATTTACTAAATTACCTCTAGCTAAATCACGACCATAACAATTTGCACAAACTCCAAAATCAGTATCACAAGTTACTACTGAACGTACTTTAATACTATCAACTAAAAATTTTTCTAAAATATCACAACATTGTTCATTTAATAATGAATTTCGTTCTATTAAAATATCTGATGTACCTGGTTTTAGAATATTTTCCACTGTAACACGTCCTAAAACTTTCTCACGAAGAGGTTCTTTAATTTCCCCTCCTTCAATAACAGGAGTCATTAATATACCTGAAAAGGTACCACAATCTTTTTCAGTTATTATTAAATCTTGTGCTACATCAACTAAACGACGAGTTAAATATCCAGAATTTGCAGTTTTTAGTGCAGTATCAGCTAATCCTTTACGAGCACCGTGTGTAGAAATAAAATATTGGAGTACATTTAAACCTTCACGAAAATTTGCAGTAATAGGTGTTTCAATAATGGAACCATCAGGTTTTGCCATTAAACCACGCATACCTGCTAATTGACGAATTTGTGCTGCTGAACCACGAGCTCCAGAATCAGCCATCATAAAAATACTATTAAAAGATACTTGATTTTCTTCTATACCATCATTATTAATTACAGTATCAGTAGATAAATTATCCATCATAGCTTTAGCAATACGTTCATTAGCTGCAGCCCATATATCTATAACTTTGTTATAACGTTCACCAGCAGTAACTAGACCTGACTGAAATTGTTCTTGTATTTCAGCTACTTCTGCTTCAGCTTCATCAATAATTTCTATCTTTTTTTCTGGTATTACCATATCATCTATACCTACTGATGATCCTGAACGAGCAGCATAATAAAATCCTGTATACATAATTTGATCTGCAAAAATTACAGTTGATTTTAAACCTAATAAGCGATAGCAAGTATTCAGCATTTTAGATATGGATTTTTTACCTAATACCTGATTTACTAATGAGAAAGGTAATCCATTAGGAACAATAAGCCATAAAATGGCTCTACCTATAGTAGTATTTATTATACTAGTATTTTCTATCCATTCACTATTATTATTTTTTGTATATTCAGTAATACGTACTTTAACTCTAGCATGTAATTCTACTATACCCAGTAGATATATTTTTTCAGCTTCTTTAGGTCCAGTTAACACCATACCTTCGCCTTTAGCATTTATACGATCACGAGTCATATAATATAAACCTAGAACCACATCCTGTGATGGTACAATAATAGGTTCTCCATTTGCAGGAGATAATATATTTTTTGTAGACATCATTAATGTACGTGCTTCCATTTGTGCTTCTGATGTTAATGGAACATGTACTGCCATTTGATCTCCATCAAAATCAGCATTATATGCTGCACATACTAGAGGATGTAATTGAATAGCTTTTCCTTCAATAAGGACTGGTTCAAATGCTTGGATTCCTAAACGATGTAGTGTTGGTGCTCTATTTAACATAACTGGATGTTCATGAATAACTTCATCTAGTATATCCCATACTATAGTTTCTTCACGTTCAACCATTTTTTTTGCAGCTTTAATTGTTGTTGCAAAACCACGAATTTCTAGTTTTCCATAAATAAAAGGTTTAAATAGTTCTAATGCCATTTTTTTGGGTAATCCACATTGATGAAGATGTAGATATGGACCAACAGTAATAACTGAACGTCCAGAATAATCAACACGTTTACCTAATAAGTTTTGTCTAAAACGTCCTTGTTTACCTTTAATCATATCTGACATTGATTTAAGAGAACGTTTATTAGAACCAGTAATAGCACGTCCACGACGACCATTATCTATTAGTGCGTCAACTGCCTCTTGTAACATACGTTTTTCATTACGTACAATGATATCTGGTGCAGCTAGATCTAATAAACGTTTAAGACGATTATTACGATTAATTACACGACGATACAGATCATTTAAATCTGATGTTGCAAATCTACCTCCTTCTAGAGGTACTAAAGGACGTAAATCTGGTGGTAGTACTGGTAGTACTGTTAATATCATCCATTCTGGTTTATTTCCTGATTCTAGAAAAGATTCTAATATTTTAATTCTTTTAGTTATTTTTTTGCGTTTTGTTTCAAAATTAGTATGTTCTAGTTCTTCTCTTAAATTTTCGCATTCATATTTTAAATCCAAATTTTTTAATATATCATATATTGATTCAGCACCCATTTTCGCTTTAAATTCATCACCAAATTCTTCCAAAGCATTTAAATATTGATCTTCAGTTAAAATTTGGCGGCATTCAAGATTAGTCATACCACTTTCAACTACAATATAAGATTCAAAATATAATACACTTTCTATGTCACGTAATGACATATCTAATAATAACCCAATACGGGAAGGTAATGATTTTAAAAACCAAATATGTGCAGTAGGTGAAGCTAATTCAATATGACCCATACGTTCACGACGAACTTTAGTTTGTGTAACTTCTACTCCACATTTTTCACAAATTACACCTCGATGTTTTAATCTTTTATATTTACCACATAAACATTCATAATCTTTTATAGGTCCAAAAATACGTGCACAAAATAAACCATCTCTCTCTGGTTTAAAGGTACGGTAATTAATAGTTTCTGCTTTTTTTACTTCACCAAAAGACCAAGAACGAATCATTTCTGGTGAGGCTAGTGTAATTTTTATTGCATCAAATTCTTCATTTTTATTTTGTTTTTTTAAAAAATTAAATAAATCTTTCACAGATTGATTCCTACCGAAGTTAAATAACTTTAAATTATTCTTGAACTTGAAACTATCAATCTATCTTGTATACTAAGTACCAGTATATGATTACTTATTTTTTTCCAATTCAATATTTATCCCTAAAGATCTAATCTCTTTTAATAAAACATTAAAAGATTCAGGCATACTGGGTTCCATCATATAATTACCATCA
The secondary endosymbiont of Trabutina mannipara genome window above contains:
- the rpoC gene encoding DNA-directed RNA polymerase subunit beta', whose amino-acid sequence is MKDLFNFLKKQNKNEEFDAIKITLASPEMIRSWSFGEVKKAETINYRTFKPERDGLFCARIFGPIKDYECLCGKYKRLKHRGVICEKCGVEVTQTKVRRERMGHIELASPTAHIWFLKSLPSRIGLLLDMSLRDIESVLYFESYIVVESGMTNLECRQILTEDQYLNALEEFGDEFKAKMGAESIYDILKNLDLKYECENLREELEHTNFETKRKKITKRIKILESFLESGNKPEWMILTVLPVLPPDLRPLVPLEGGRFATSDLNDLYRRVINRNNRLKRLLDLAAPDIIVRNEKRMLQEAVDALIDNGRRGRAITGSNKRSLKSMSDMIKGKQGRFRQNLLGKRVDYSGRSVITVGPYLHLHQCGLPKKMALELFKPFIYGKLEIRGFATTIKAAKKMVEREETIVWDILDEVIHEHPVMLNRAPTLHRLGIQAFEPVLIEGKAIQLHPLVCAAYNADFDGDQMAVHVPLTSEAQMEARTLMMSTKNILSPANGEPIIVPSQDVVLGLYYMTRDRINAKGEGMVLTGPKEAEKIYLLGIVELHARVKVRITEYTKNNNSEWIENTSIINTTIGRAILWLIVPNGLPFSLVNQVLGKKSISKMLNTCYRLLGLKSTVIFADQIMYTGFYYAARSGSSVGIDDMVIPEKKIEIIDEAEAEVAEIQEQFQSGLVTAGERYNKVIDIWAAANERIAKAMMDNLSTDTVINNDGIEENQVSFNSIFMMADSGARGSAAQIRQLAGMRGLMAKPDGSIIETPITANFREGLNVLQYFISTHGARKGLADTALKTANSGYLTRRLVDVAQDLIITEKDCGTFSGILMTPVIEGGEIKEPLREKVLGRVTVENILKPGTSDILIERNSLLNEQCCDILEKFLVDSIKVRSVVTCDTDFGVCANCYGRDLARGNLVNEGEAIGVIAAQSIGEPGTQLTMRTFHIGGAASRAAAESSIQVKNKGIISLINAKFVFNCNGKLVITSRNTELKLIDKFGRTKEIYKVPYGAVMDKVNLSEVKSGEIVANWDPHTMPIIAEVNGFVHFIDMIDGQTITRQTDELTGLFSLVVLDTSERTISGKDLRPTLQIVDINGNDVFLPGTEIPAQYFLPGKAIVHLVDGAKITCGDTLARLPQETSGIKDITGGLPRVADLFEARCPKEPAILAEISGIVTFGKETKGKRRLLISSIENNNSYEEMIPKCRHLNVFEGERVEQGDVISDGPESPHDILRLRGVHEVTRYIVNEVQEVYRLQGVKINDKHIEVIIRQMLRKVTITKSNNSEFLEGEQVEYSRIKIANRNLEKNGKEKISYIRNLLGITKASLATNSFISAASFQETTRVLTEAAVAGKYDELRGLKENVIVGRLIPAGTGYNFHKNSAIPKNILSKVPTITADKASANLAELLNKKND